A window from Lachnoanaerobaculum umeaense encodes these proteins:
- a CDS encoding FHA domain-containing protein, with the protein MNKKCLIDILGITMAILCAIITGIFGRAWNGGYIFYMFSFLVSGSLIYFLIKDFSLKREKIQDTFLSELVLLSEENTVIRSWSILGKNSVVIGKKNSEEDIDIDLCDTAFGGTVSDIHAVLNYVEGLWYIEDMQSKNGTQIKGFLEDKLYNIRDGQSRLVKNDYIFIGLNKLQIR; encoded by the coding sequence ATGAATAAAAAATGTTTAATTGATATTTTAGGTATAACTATGGCCATATTGTGCGCCATAATTACAGGGATCTTTGGAAGGGCATGGAATGGCGGATATATATTTTATATGTTTTCTTTTTTAGTTTCAGGTTCTTTGATCTATTTTCTGATAAAGGATTTTTCTTTAAAAAGAGAAAAGATACAAGATACATTTCTATCAGAACTTGTACTCTTAAGTGAGGAAAATACAGTTATAAGAAGTTGGAGTATATTAGGGAAAAATTCGGTTGTAATAGGAAAGAAAAACAGCGAGGAAGATATAGATATAGACCTATGCGATACTGCTTTTGGTGGAACAGTAAGTGATATTCATGCAGTACTTAACTATGTGGAGGGGCTCTGGTATATAGAAGACATGCAGAGTAAAAACGGAACACAGATAAAAGGGTTTTTAGAAGATAAACTTTATAACATACGAGATGGACAAAGTAGACTTGTAAAAAACGACTATATTTTTATTGGACTGAATAAATTACAGATAAGGTAA
- a CDS encoding membrane-associated protease 1 codes for MAYKVKIEGNESFELAKECVNSVFLSTDIPIDSNARTNDAGATMEITGKILTAVDGDPFDSTKNMALWSMVPAQSKDCYRKVTVEQIVAGITKRKYVFSNAFVVAYTERHGDEEGVGNFTLVIKQKKDKMAGLVVEGGYAAE; via the coding sequence ATGGCATATAAAGTAAAAATTGAGGGTAATGAAAGTTTTGAACTGGCAAAGGAATGCGTAAACAGTGTGTTTTTATCTACTGATATTCCGATTGATTCAAATGCACGTACCAATGATGCCGGTGCTACCATGGAAATCACAGGAAAGATTCTGACTGCGGTAGATGGAGATCCTTTTGATTCTACAAAAAACATGGCACTTTGGTCAATGGTTCCTGCACAGAGCAAAGATTGCTACAGAAAGGTTACTGTAGAGCAGATTGTAGCAGGAATTACAAAAAGAAAATATGTATTTTCTAATGCATTTGTAGTTGCTTATACAGAGAGGCATGGAGATGAGGAAGGTGTTGGAAACTTTACTCTTGTAATAAAACAGAAAAAAGATAAAATGGCAGGTCTGGTAGTGGAAGGCGGTTATGCAGCCGAATAA
- a CDS encoding FHA domain-containing protein, whose protein sequence is MGNLIRCKNGHMFSKRRYGNICPYCNMDMTERRELEESFDDAELEESLIRIKTKPVCAWLVCIKGPRYGKDYRVVFGKNYIGRTDAMDIQIIGDNAIKQENHAILSFDERDMEGTLICTEGGGITYLNGKAVYTPQVLETYDVITMGESEFLYIALCGKQFSW, encoded by the coding sequence ATGGGGAATTTAATACGATGCAAAAACGGTCATATGTTTTCAAAGAGAAGATATGGGAATATATGCCCATACTGTAATATGGATATGACTGAAAGAAGAGAGCTTGAGGAATCTTTTGATGATGCTGAACTTGAAGAAAGCTTGATTAGAATAAAAACCAAGCCGGTGTGTGCATGGTTGGTATGCATTAAAGGACCGAGGTACGGAAAGGATTATAGAGTAGTATTTGGGAAAAACTATATTGGAAGAACAGATGCTATGGATATTCAAATTATAGGTGATAATGCAATAAAACAGGAGAATCATGCAATTTTATCATTTGATGAAAGAGATATGGAAGGCACCTTGATTTGTACAGAAGGAGGAGGAATTACATACCTAAATGGTAAGGCTGTGTATACACCTCAGGTTTTGGAAACATATGATGTAATTACCATGGGGGAGAGTGAGTTTTTATATATTGCCTTATGTGGTAAGCAGTTTTCATGGTAA